The following are encoded together in the Clostridium sp. BJN0013 genome:
- the hemW gene encoding radical SAM family heme chaperone HemW: MYDNKEVNDNKPLSLYIHIPFCKKKCFYCDFPSYSGKEKLMIDYSKILAKDIETIGSRKINTIFIGGGTPTYLSLDAWYNIYKSIQKLNTTEDLEFTVEGNPGTFTKEKLIFLKNMGVNRLSIGLQAWQNDILKNLGRIHTLEDFLEGYKMARNFGFSNINVDLIFGLPEQTLGIWKDCLENVVKISPEHISCYSLILEKGTPFYNLYGENKLNLPSEKEERAMYDFTLEFLLKKGYKQYEISNFCREDNMCRHNLVYWDLNEYVGCGAGAHSYAGGYRYRNTENIEQYILEGTRGKILKLDRHKNSICNDMEEFMFMGLRKVKGISIIDFNNRFNKNIYSVYGKVITKYVNNEMLILKDNRLYLSNRGMEVSNSIMCEFILN; the protein is encoded by the coding sequence ATGTATGATAATAAAGAAGTAAATGATAATAAGCCCCTATCTTTATATATACATATTCCATTTTGCAAGAAAAAGTGCTTCTATTGTGATTTTCCTTCTTATAGTGGAAAAGAAAAGCTTATGATAGATTATTCAAAAATATTGGCTAAAGATATAGAAACTATAGGAAGTAGAAAAATAAACACTATATTTATAGGTGGGGGAACTCCCACCTATTTATCTTTAGATGCGTGGTATAATATATATAAGTCTATACAAAAATTAAATACCACTGAAGATTTAGAATTCACAGTAGAGGGGAATCCAGGTACATTTACAAAAGAAAAACTTATATTCCTAAAGAATATGGGAGTTAATAGATTAAGCATAGGACTTCAAGCCTGGCAAAATGATATACTTAAAAATTTAGGGAGAATCCATACCTTAGAGGATTTTTTAGAAGGATACAAAATGGCGAGAAATTTTGGATTTTCAAATATAAATGTAGATCTTATATTTGGACTTCCAGAACAAACTTTAGGGATATGGAAAGATTGCCTGGAAAATGTGGTTAAAATTTCACCAGAGCACATATCCTGTTATAGTCTTATCCTGGAAAAAGGTACACCTTTTTATAATCTATATGGAGAAAACAAATTAAATCTTCCCTCGGAAAAAGAAGAGAGAGCAATGTATGATTTTACCTTGGAATTTCTCTTGAAAAAAGGTTACAAACAATATGAAATATCTAATTTTTGCAGAGAGGATAATATGTGCAGGCATAATCTGGTATACTGGGATTTAAATGAGTATGTAGGTTGTGGCGCAGGTGCACATTCCTATGCAGGGGGATACAGGTATAGAAACACAGAAAATATAGAACAATATATTTTAGAAGGCACCAGGGGAAAAATTCTAAAATTGGATAGGCATAAAAATTCCATTTGTAACGATATGGAAGAATTTATGTTTATGGGTCTTAGAAAAGTGAAAGGAATTTCTATAATTGATTTTAATAATAGATTTAATAAAAATATTTATTCAGTATATGGAAAGGTAATAACTAAATATGTAAATAACGAAATGTTAATATTAAAGGATAATAGACTATACCTAAGTAATAGAGGAATGGAGGTATCTAACAGTATAATGTGTGAATTTATACTAAACTAA
- the rpsT gene encoding 30S ribosomal protein S20, which yields MANIKSAKKRIKVIKTKTLRNKIIKSSLKTTIKKFLAAVESGNVEEAKVSFTATVKALDMAASKGVIHKNKASRNKSKLALKLNKLTA from the coding sequence ATGGCAAACATAAAGTCTGCAAAGAAGAGAATAAAGGTTATAAAAACCAAAACGCTCAGAAATAAAATTATAAAATCTTCATTAAAAACTACTATAAAGAAATTTTTAGCTGCAGTTGAAAGTGGAAATGTGGAAGAAGCTAAAGTTAGCTTTACTGCAACTGTAAAAGCTTTGGATATGGCCGCATCAAAAGGTGTAATTCACAAAAATAAAGCATCTAGAAATAAGTCTAAGTTAGCTTTGAAATTAAATAAATTGACAGCATAA
- the holA gene encoding DNA polymerase III subunit delta, with protein sequence MIDVFTFEKNLKKAHIENCYLFCGIDEFIIKENITKLVQKTIKPDFAEFNYIKFDGSSLESFDPVINACETLPFMSDKKVVLVYRATFIGEEQDNRSKLSSEFNSIRDYLKNVPEHCILILYYLFKNKRDKIGKKIYSLDKHLCIVRTDKMKGYQLENKVQEFFYERGKNIKKVDLRIFCSLMNDNNLNMIENEVEKLCCYTYGRDIEREDIKKVFLKSSEEDIFDLVNAISNKKIKDALYILNELIYGGIKISYILSMIERQFNILLKIKLYLKCGSAKKEVMEKLNIKSEYGYSVMLNQSKKFTLNQLKRAVELCLNTEEKLKSLSTDEKIEMELLIINTTA encoded by the coding sequence TTGATAGATGTATTTACTTTTGAGAAAAATTTAAAAAAAGCACATATAGAAAATTGTTATTTATTTTGTGGAATAGATGAATTTATTATAAAAGAGAATATAACAAAATTGGTTCAGAAAACTATAAAACCTGATTTTGCAGAGTTTAACTATATAAAATTTGATGGAAGTTCTCTTGAAAGTTTTGATCCTGTAATAAATGCCTGTGAAACATTACCTTTCATGAGTGATAAGAAGGTTGTACTTGTATATAGGGCCACCTTTATAGGTGAAGAACAAGATAATAGAAGTAAACTTTCTTCTGAATTTAATAGTATACGAGATTATTTGAAAAATGTACCTGAGCATTGTATTTTAATATTGTATTATTTATTTAAGAATAAAAGGGATAAAATAGGTAAAAAGATATATAGTCTGGATAAGCACTTGTGTATAGTAAGAACTGATAAAATGAAAGGGTACCAACTGGAAAATAAGGTTCAAGAGTTTTTTTATGAAAGAGGGAAAAATATAAAAAAAGTAGATCTTAGAATATTTTGCAGTCTTATGAATGATAACAATTTGAATATGATAGAAAATGAAGTTGAAAAGTTGTGTTGTTATACTTATGGCAGAGATATAGAAAGAGAAGATATTAAAAAAGTATTTTTAAAAAGTAGTGAAGAGGATATATTTGATTTGGTAAATGCCATATCCAATAAAAAGATAAAAGATGCCCTTTACATATTAAATGAACTTATTTATGGTGGCATTAAAATAAGCTATATTTTATCCATGATAGAAAGACAGTTTAATATTTTATTAAAAATAAAGTTGTATTTAAAATGTGGAAGTGCCAAAAAAGAAGTTATGGAAAAATTAAATATTAAATCAGAATATGGATACAGTGTTATGTTAAATCAGAGTAAAAAGTTTACTTTAAACCAACTAAAAAGAGCTGTGGAATTATGTTTAAATACAGAAGAAAAATTAAAGAGTCTATCTACAGATGAAAAAATTGAAATGGAACTTTTGATAATAAATACTACAGCATAA
- a CDS encoding ComEC/Rec2 family competence protein — protein sequence MYSKYSIKRPLVFYSISLAAGCISAIIFLDSIFMVAALAVSFFIIVLLTLEIKFCIFNMLFFIFGVASFNVYFYVEVKEIIEIRVVERKDYYFIGDFKGRKIILNGKTKGLKEGQRIKVRGNFKRNAYIEEGIIGNYALEEYKACKDDIIFNIYKFKKNIYERFKKSIGESRAAMVMSLCYGETAYMSENQMEEFQKLGIIHAVSVSGFHMAIIYKTLECIFGLKIAVGISVLYVIFTGMGAATMRSFIMILIFKLSKMFLKEYDSVSSLSLSALILMAVKPYYIVNIGFGLSFLSTLGIILYNERIYRKLFKLHSKIASNISLSLSSQIFSMPYIAFTIQNFSLGFMAGNLFLIPLFSIIVILGNSALCLYFIEPVFKVISWIINLVFILEEVINIAILKFCPNIIYLKYIDGVIIIIIYISFLMCRYGYKKFKYVPAICAVLIFFQSYNFFPTITFMNNSNGEAVIMKKGFDRFFICNYDYINTQWIRNIKDNEQIEKIVTNPEKNFVYRLDEHMYLKVCDNLDTSMKIKFYNEDKEFNFLLTKYYKDHIEVFKKDNCIYIPKMKLLNKDVNKDYKKYLSNNEESVGYDIILNRLFRIK from the coding sequence TTGTATAGTAAATATAGTATAAAAAGGCCACTGGTATTTTATTCCATTTCACTGGCAGCAGGGTGTATATCAGCTATAATATTTCTAGATAGCATTTTTATGGTAGCAGCATTAGCTGTTTCTTTTTTTATTATAGTATTATTAACTTTAGAAATTAAGTTTTGTATTTTCAATATGCTATTTTTTATTTTCGGAGTAGCGTCCTTTAATGTGTATTTTTATGTAGAGGTTAAAGAGATTATTGAAATTAGAGTAGTGGAAAGGAAAGATTACTATTTTATAGGAGATTTCAAGGGCAGAAAAATTATATTAAACGGTAAAACAAAAGGGTTGAAAGAGGGACAAAGAATAAAAGTACGGGGGAATTTCAAGAGAAATGCCTATATAGAGGAGGGGATAATTGGTAACTATGCTTTAGAAGAATATAAAGCTTGTAAGGATGACATCATATTTAATATTTATAAATTTAAAAAGAATATATATGAAAGATTTAAAAAGTCAATAGGAGAAAGTAGAGCAGCTATGGTTATGTCCCTTTGCTATGGAGAAACTGCTTACATGAGTGAGAATCAAATGGAGGAATTTCAAAAATTGGGAATAATCCATGCTGTAAGTGTATCGGGATTTCATATGGCCATAATATATAAGACACTGGAATGTATATTTGGCCTTAAAATAGCTGTAGGCATATCTGTTTTATATGTGATTTTTACAGGTATGGGTGCTGCCACCATGAGATCTTTTATAATGATATTAATATTTAAGCTATCTAAAATGTTTTTGAAAGAATATGACAGTGTATCTTCTTTGAGCTTATCAGCTTTGATCTTAATGGCTGTAAAACCTTATTATATAGTAAATATTGGATTTGGACTTTCTTTTTTATCAACCCTTGGAATAATATTATATAATGAAAGAATTTATAGAAAGTTATTTAAACTTCATTCCAAAATAGCCAGCAATATAAGTCTCAGTTTAAGTTCTCAAATATTTTCTATGCCCTATATAGCTTTTACAATTCAAAATTTCAGTTTGGGATTTATGGCGGGAAATTTATTCCTCATTCCTTTATTTTCAATAATAGTAATTTTAGGAAATTCAGCACTATGTTTATACTTTATTGAACCTGTATTTAAAGTTATTTCCTGGATTATAAATCTTGTTTTTATTTTAGAAGAAGTTATTAATATAGCTATTTTAAAGTTTTGCCCTAATATAATTTATTTAAAATATATAGATGGAGTAATTATAATTATAATATATATAAGTTTCCTCATGTGTAGATATGGATATAAAAAGTTTAAATATGTTCCTGCAATTTGTGCAGTCTTAATTTTTTTTCAAAGTTATAACTTTTTTCCTACTATAACTTTTATGAATAATAGTAATGGGGAGGCTGTGATTATGAAAAAAGGTTTCGACAGGTTTTTTATATGCAATTATGACTATATTAATACTCAGTGGATAAGGAATATAAAGGATAATGAACAAATAGAAAAGATAGTGACCAATCCCGAAAAAAATTTTGTATATAGACTGGATGAACATATGTATTTGAAAGTATGCGATAATTTAGATACCTCCATGAAAATCAAATTTTATAATGAGGATAAAGAATTTAATTTTTTATTGACCAAGTATTACAAAGACCATATAGAGGTTTTTAAAAAAGATAATTGTATATATATACCCAAAATGAAATTGCTTAATAAAGATGTTAATAAAGATTACAAAAAGTATTTATCAAATAATGAAGAAAGCGTGGGATATGATATAATACTAAATAGGCTTTTTAGAATCAAATAA
- the lepA gene encoding translation elongation factor 4, translating into MQTERQKHIRNFSIVAHIDHGKSTLADRLIEKTGTLTEREMDSQVLDNMELEKERGITIKSQAIRLVYKRDNGEEYVLNLIDTPGHVDFNYEVSRSLAACEGAILVVDATQGIQAQTLANCYLAMEHDLEILPVINKIDLPSARAEEVKEEIEDVIGIETSEAPLVSAKTGLNIEQVLEAIVDKIPPPQGEENAPLKALIFDSNYDSYKGVVCHIRVKEGTIKPGDEIKLMATGKIYEVTETGIFVPNFMPRAELRAGDVGYFTASIKNVRDARVGDTVTGAKNQAKEPLKGYRPVISMVYSGIYPVDGAKYGELKEALEKLQVNDAALNFEPETSVALGFGFRCGFLGLLHMDVIQERVEREFNLNIITTAPSVIYKIGKTDGTVVELTNPTNMPPISEIEYMKEPIVKASIITPSEYVGAVMELAQNRRGIFKDMQYIETARVSLNYDIPLNEIIYNFFDVLKSRTRGYASLDYELKGYKPAKLVRLDVLLNGDMVDALSMIVPEERAYERGRGIAEKLKGIIPRQLFEIPIQAAVGGKIIARETVKAMRKDVLAKCYGGDISRKRKLLEKQKEGKKRMRQVGTVEIPQEAFMAILKTEE; encoded by the coding sequence ATGCAGACCGAAAGACAAAAACATATAAGAAATTTTTCCATAGTAGCTCACATAGATCACGGTAAATCTACATTGGCAGATAGATTAATTGAAAAGACAGGAACACTTACTGAAAGAGAAATGGATTCTCAAGTACTTGACAATATGGAACTAGAAAAAGAGAGAGGTATAACTATAAAATCTCAGGCTATAAGGCTTGTATATAAAAGGGATAATGGAGAAGAATATGTATTAAATCTTATAGATACACCGGGACATGTGGATTTTAATTATGAAGTTTCAAGAAGTTTGGCAGCTTGTGAAGGAGCAATTTTAGTAGTAGATGCCACACAGGGAATTCAAGCTCAAACTTTGGCAAATTGCTATTTGGCAATGGAGCACGATTTGGAGATACTGCCTGTGATAAATAAAATAGATCTTCCAAGCGCTAGGGCTGAGGAAGTAAAGGAAGAAATAGAAGATGTTATAGGAATAGAAACTTCTGAAGCTCCTCTTGTTTCTGCAAAGACAGGCCTTAATATAGAGCAGGTGCTGGAAGCAATAGTGGATAAAATACCACCTCCACAGGGAGAAGAAAATGCTCCCTTAAAAGCACTTATATTTGATTCAAATTATGATAGTTATAAAGGAGTAGTTTGTCATATAAGAGTAAAAGAAGGTACTATTAAACCTGGAGATGAAATAAAACTTATGGCTACTGGAAAGATATATGAAGTTACAGAAACGGGCATATTTGTTCCCAATTTTATGCCAAGGGCTGAATTAAGGGCTGGAGATGTAGGGTATTTTACTGCATCTATTAAAAATGTAAGAGATGCCCGGGTAGGTGATACTGTAACTGGAGCTAAGAATCAGGCAAAAGAACCTTTAAAAGGGTATAGACCTGTAATTTCTATGGTATACAGTGGTATATATCCTGTTGATGGAGCAAAATATGGAGAGTTAAAAGAGGCATTGGAGAAACTGCAGGTAAATGATGCAGCTTTAAATTTTGAGCCGGAAACCTCTGTGGCATTAGGTTTTGGATTTAGATGTGGTTTTTTAGGGCTATTACATATGGATGTTATACAGGAAAGAGTAGAGCGAGAATTTAATTTGAACATAATAACTACAGCCCCCTCTGTTATATATAAAATAGGAAAAACAGATGGTACAGTAGTGGAACTTACAAATCCTACCAATATGCCTCCTATTTCAGAAATAGAATATATGAAGGAACCTATAGTGAAAGCGTCTATAATAACTCCTTCTGAATATGTAGGAGCAGTTATGGAGCTTGCACAAAATCGCAGGGGAATTTTTAAGGATATGCAGTATATTGAAACTGCAAGAGTATCGTTAAACTACGATATACCCTTAAATGAGATAATATATAACTTTTTTGATGTTTTAAAATCCAGAACTAGAGGTTATGCATCTTTAGATTATGAATTAAAAGGATATAAGCCAGCTAAATTAGTAAGGCTGGATGTGCTTTTAAATGGAGATATGGTAGATGCATTGTCTATGATTGTTCCAGAAGAAAGAGCCTATGAGAGGGGAAGAGGTATAGCTGAAAAGTTAAAAGGTATAATTCCAAGACAGCTTTTTGAAATACCTATACAAGCTGCTGTAGGTGGAAAAATTATAGCACGAGAAACAGTTAAAGCTATGAGAAAAGATGTACTTGCAAAATGTTATGGAGGAGATATATCAAGAAAGAGAAAATTACTTGAGAAACAAAAAGAGGGAAAAAAGAGAATGAGACAGGTAGGAACGGTAGAAATTCCACAGGAAGCATTTATGGCTATACTGAAAACTGAAGAATAA
- a CDS encoding stage II sporulation protein P, with protein MLVVTIILVIILPCMVKANSYSSDKKRNMFYVQVLNYTLSTVKVTSFSEDDMAENTFSIRDTALKMIGLNTSDVLSLLGREMAFLDLDGSKNVSFNEFNLEDKEIEKSSDTSSSNSQNDLNLENKTVTLYDSSLKKTLDTSTPEVLIYHTHTTESYKPGEANSFDNTQNVCAVGDVIVNELQNNYGICAINDKTVHDAEAYTQSYARSSVTLDNYLKKHGDFKLIIDLHRDSVEDKKAVTARLNGENVAKFMLVMARKNPHFDKNMIMANKIIETSNNLFPGLAKGICYYNYGTRYFNQDKSNNAVLMEIGADINTSDESKATGKYVARIIAEILNK; from the coding sequence ATGCTAGTAGTGACTATAATACTAGTTATTATTTTGCCTTGTATGGTAAAAGCTAACTCATATAGCAGTGATAAAAAGAGAAATATGTTTTATGTTCAAGTTTTAAATTACACCCTATCTACTGTGAAAGTTACTTCTTTTTCAGAAGATGATATGGCAGAAAATACTTTTTCTATAAGAGATACAGCTTTAAAGATGATAGGATTAAATACCAGTGATGTGTTGTCGCTTTTGGGAAGAGAAATGGCTTTTTTGGATTTAGATGGTTCAAAGAATGTAAGTTTTAATGAATTTAATTTAGAAGATAAAGAAATTGAAAAAAGTAGTGATACATCAAGTTCCAACAGCCAGAATGATTTAAATTTAGAAAATAAAACTGTAACTTTATATGATTCAAGTCTTAAAAAAACTTTGGATACTAGCACACCGGAAGTACTTATATATCATACTCATACTACAGAAAGCTATAAACCAGGAGAGGCAAATAGTTTTGATAATACACAAAATGTTTGTGCCGTAGGAGACGTAATAGTTAATGAACTTCAAAATAATTATGGAATATGTGCCATAAATGACAAGACAGTTCATGATGCAGAGGCATATACTCAAAGTTATGCAAGATCCTCTGTAACTTTAGATAATTATTTAAAAAAACATGGAGATTTTAAGCTTATAATAGATCTTCACAGGGATTCAGTAGAGGATAAAAAAGCAGTAACCGCTAGATTGAATGGAGAAAATGTAGCTAAATTCATGCTGGTGATGGCTAGAAAAAATCCCCACTTTGATAAAAATATGATTATGGCAAATAAAATAATAGAAACTTCTAATAATTTATTTCCTGGGCTTGCAAAAGGTATTTGTTATTATAATTATGGAACTAGATATTTTAATCAGGATAAGAGTAATAATGCTGTGCTTATGGAAATAGGAGCGGATATAAATACATCTGATGAATCTAAGGCTACAGGTAAATATGTGGCTAGAATAATAGCGGAAATACTTAATAAATAA
- the gpr gene encoding GPR endopeptidase: protein MFNIRTDLAVEAKEICEKKIGSKIPGVEIEEKMEDNIKVTYVKILEDVGEKFMGKPKGSYITIDMPQFTHYDGEMRDKVSMAMGKVLSGMISIEDSMTAMVVGLGNWNITPDALGPKVASKLMVTRHLKELVPDKIDEGIRPVCVISPGVLGITGIETGEIIKGVVDKIKPNLIVCIDALASRKMDRVNTTIQIGNTGISPGSGIGNKRMELSEKTLGVPVIAIGVPTVVDAATMANDTIDLVLDEMINQSKKGGEFYKALKAVDKDEKQKMIKEILEPYGENIVVTPKDVDLVIDSISKIIANGINIALQPALDLNDINTFLN from the coding sequence ATGTTTAATATAAGAACGGATTTAGCAGTAGAAGCTAAGGAAATCTGCGAGAAAAAAATAGGTAGTAAAATTCCAGGAGTAGAGATAGAAGAAAAAATGGAAGACAATATAAAAGTAACTTATGTAAAGATATTAGAAGATGTTGGAGAAAAGTTCATGGGAAAACCTAAAGGCTCCTACATAACTATAGATATGCCACAATTTACTCACTATGATGGAGAAATGAGAGATAAGGTGAGTATGGCAATGGGAAAAGTATTGTCAGGCATGATAAGTATAGAGGACAGTATGACAGCAATGGTGGTTGGCCTTGGAAATTGGAATATAACCCCGGATGCCCTGGGGCCTAAAGTAGCCTCCAAATTAATGGTGACTAGACATTTAAAGGAGTTAGTTCCAGATAAAATAGATGAAGGAATAAGGCCGGTATGTGTTATTTCACCAGGAGTTTTAGGTATTACTGGCATTGAAACCGGTGAAATTATAAAAGGAGTTGTAGACAAAATAAAGCCTAATCTTATAGTATGTATAGATGCTCTGGCTTCCAGAAAGATGGATAGGGTAAATACTACAATACAGATAGGCAATACAGGGATATCTCCCGGCTCTGGAATAGGTAATAAAAGAATGGAATTAAGCGAAAAAACTTTAGGGGTTCCTGTAATAGCTATAGGAGTGCCTACAGTGGTAGATGCAGCTACTATGGCAAATGATACTATTGATTTGGTTTTAGATGAAATGATAAATCAGAGTAAAAAGGGAGGAGAATTTTACAAGGCACTAAAAGCTGTAGATAAAGATGAAAAGCAAAAAATGATAAAAGAAATATTAGAACCCTATGGAGAAAATATCGTGGTGACACCTAAAGATGTGGATTTAGTTATAGATTCAATTTCAAAGATTATTGCCAATGGAATAAATATAGCCCTACAGCCTGCTTTGGATTTAAATGATATAAATACTTTTTTAAATTAA